The DNA sequence CCGGGGGAGAATCGGACCGCAGACGAGTCGTGGCTGACCAGCGCGTCGATGTAGGCCTGCGCCGCCGCGATGCGGTCGGTCTCGGTGACCGGGGCCACTAGATGCGCTCGATGATGGTGCCGGTGGACAACGCCCCGCCGGCGCACATGGTGATCAGCGCGGTGGACTTGTCGGTGCGCTCGAGCTCGTGCAGCGCGGTGGTGATCAGCCGGCTGCCGGTGGAACCCACCGGGTGGCCCAGCGCGATCGCCCCGCCGTTGACGTTGACCCGATCCATGTCCGGCTTGTGCACCGCGGCCCAGGACAGCACCACCGAGGCGAACGCCTCGTTGATCTCGATCAGGTCGATGTCGCCCATCTTCATGCCGGCCTTCTCCAGCACCTTCGCGGTGGACTGCACCGGGCCGTCCAGGTGGTAGTAGGTCTCGGCGCCGACGTTGGCCTGGCTGATGATCCGGGCGCGTGGCTTCAGGCCAAGCGCCTTCGCCTTGTCGTCATCCATCCACAGCACCGCGGCCGCGCCATCGGAGATCTGCGAACTGGTGCCGGCGGTGTGGATACCGCCCTCGATCACCGGGTTCAGCGCCGCCAGGCCCTCGGCGGTGGTGTCGCGCAGGCCCTGGTCGCGGCTGACCGTGTTCAGCTCGGCGGTGGGCTGCTTGTTCTCGTCGATCACCGGCGCCTCGATCGGGGAGATTTCCCGGTCGAACCGGCCCTCGGCCCAGGCCTGCTTGGCCAGCAGCTGGGACCGCAACCCGAGTGCGTCGACGTCGGCGCGGGTGATGCCCCGGCGCTTGGCGATGCGCTCGGCCGCTTCGAACTGGTTGGGCAGGTCGATGTCCCAGGACGCCGCGCGGGCGCCGCCGCCGTTGGCGCCCAGCGGGACTCGGCTCATCGCCTCGATGCCGCACGCGATGCCGATGTCGATGGCGCCGGTGGCGATCAGGCCGGCGATCAGGTGGTTGGCCTGCTGTGCGCTGCCGCACTGGCAGTCGATGCTGGTGGCGCCGACGTGCTCGGGCAGCCCGGCCACCAGCCAGGACTGCCGGGTGACGTTGTTGCCCTGCTCGCCGAACTGCGTGACGCAGCCGCCGATGACCTGCTCGACGCTGCCCGGGTCGATCCCGGCCTTGGCGACCAAGGCTTTCTGCACCGCCCCGAGCAGTTCGGTGGCGTGCAGGCCGGACAACCAGCCATTACGTTTACCGATGGGGCTACGTGTGGCTTCGACGATGACAGGATTACCCATGCGGCCAGGCTAG is a window from the Mycobacterium sp. SVM_VP21 genome containing:
- a CDS encoding steroid 3-ketoacyl-CoA thiolase; the protein is MGNPVIVEATRSPIGKRNGWLSGLHATELLGAVQKALVAKAGIDPGSVEQVIGGCVTQFGEQGNNVTRQSWLVAGLPEHVGATSIDCQCGSAQQANHLIAGLIATGAIDIGIACGIEAMSRVPLGANGGGARAASWDIDLPNQFEAAERIAKRRGITRADVDALGLRSQLLAKQAWAEGRFDREISPIEAPVIDENKQPTAELNTVSRDQGLRDTTAEGLAALNPVIEGGIHTAGTSSQISDGAAAVLWMDDDKAKALGLKPRARIISQANVGAETYYHLDGPVQSTAKVLEKAGMKMGDIDLIEINEAFASVVLSWAAVHKPDMDRVNVNGGAIALGHPVGSTGSRLITTALHELERTDKSTALITMCAGGALSTGTIIERI